The Thermus islandicus DSM 21543 genome contains the following window.
AGTTGTTCAGCGCGAGGTCTAGTAATCTGCCTCCACGTGAAGCCCTAGACCAAGCGCTGCTGGCAGAGATGAAGCGGCTTGGCCGCTTGGTGTTCGTGCTCATTGGGGAACTGCAAGACCTTCCTTCCACCGTACCCGTCAACCACAAGAGCGTCAAGAAGCTTAAATTTGATCCTTCCGCAGGAAGTCAAGACGTCGTCGCAGATGCGGACGGAAGCAAGACTATAATCGTAGACCAGCTTACGGATCCGGAATCTGCGTGGAATGCCATCAAGCCGAAGCTGGAACAAGAAACAGGCGATGACCTCTCCAGCCTCGAAGTCGCTTTTGGAGCAGCATTTGAAAGACTCCAGGACGAGGCGCGTTTGAGACTCATCCTTCCCAGTCCGACCGCATCTAAGACCACCACCTCGTTTATCGCTCGCCTGCGGGCATCCGTATGTAAGCAGCGCAAGCTGTACGAGGAGGCTCTTGGGGAGTGGACCAGAGGGGGTCAGGGGGCGGATGGCCATCTGAGGGAAATGATGCGCATCGCCTACAACTTTGCGGACGATGCTATTAAGGTCCTGAAGTTGCTGGTTAGTGTGGCCGACCTCAAGGCTGTCCTATTATGGTGCACGATCAAAGAGCACTTTGATGTGGCCGAAGCGTTTCGCAATCTGCCATGGAAAAAGAGTCACAAGAAACCTTCACTCGAGCTATACAGGGAAATAATCAGCGGCGCGAGAAATCGTGCATTTCATAACCTCTTGGCGTTTGATCGAACAATTGAGGCTGATCTTGGGGGCGTGGATGTGAAAGCACGTCGGCTAACGCTACTCCCGGCTCATGGCCGTCGCAAGAGCACTGTGGCCTTCGATTATGAAGATCGTGAGATGGTGGAAATTCTGACGGAGCTTACGAGGGCGCCCGAGGTGGCAGTGCCCTTTGATTTCTGGAAGAAGAACGCCGACGTTATGGAATCGTTCGAGAAGCTGCTGGCGAGCACTGAAGATGCGTTATGGGCGCTTAATCGCGCTCGAGGATAGGAGGGTAGAGAGCCATCGTGGGGCCAAGTTTATGAATCCTTTCACCGAATCCACCGTCGAATCCGCCGCCCTTGCCTGGCTGGAGTCGCTGGGCTGGTCGGTCAAGCATAGTGCCGAGATCGCCCCCGGCGAACTTTTCGCCGAGCGCACCGATTACGGCCAGGTAGTCCTCGAGCAGCGCCTGCGCGATGCCCTGGTGCGGCTGAATCCCGACCTCCCGCCGGAGGCGCTCGAGGAGGCCTTCCGTAAACTCACCCGTCCCGAGGGGGCCACGCTGGAGCAGCGCAACCGGGCAGTCCACCGGATGCTGGTTGACGGCGTGACGGTGGAGTACCGCCGGCCGGACGGTTCCATCGCTGGCGCGCAAGCTCGGGTCCTGGACTTCGACGACCCCGCGAATAACGACTGGCTGGCGGTGAACCAATTCACGGTCGTGGAGAACAAGCACACGCGCAGGCCCGACGTGGTGCTTTTCGTGAACGGGCTGCCGCTGGTCATCATCGAGCTGAAAAACCCCACTGACGAGCAGGCCAGCATCTGGTCCGCCTACCAGCAGCTCCAGACCTACAAGCAAGAGATCCCCTCGCTCTTCGCCTACAACGAGGCGCTCGTCATCTCGGACGGGCTCGAGGCGCGCATCGGCACGCTCACGGCCGACCGGGACCGGTTCATGCCTTGGCGCACGGTGCGCGGTGACACCGTGGCGCCGGTTGAGATCCCGCAACTGCAGGTGCTCTTGGAGGGAGTGTGCGACAAGCACCGGTTTCTCCAGCTCCTCCGCGATTTTGTCGTGTTCGAGGACGAGGGGGGCGGCAAGCTCGCCAAGAAGATGGCTGGCTATCACCAGTTCCACGCCGTGAACGTGGCGGTGGAGGAGACACTGCGGGCCGCCGCACTTCAAGCTGAACAGACCTGGGCAGCGAAGGGACGTTACGAGGCCGGGCGCAGGCCCGGTGGGGAGCCCGGGGACGGCCGCATCGGCGTGGTCTGGCACACCCAGGGCTCGGGCAAGAGCCTGACGATGGTCTTCTACGCAGGCCGGATCATCCGCCACCCCGCGATGGAGAACCCGACCATCGTCGTCCTCACCGACCGGAACGACCTGGACGGGCAGCTCTTCGGCGTGTTCTCCCGCTGCCGGGACCTCCTGGGCCAGGAACCGATCCAGGCGGAGAGCCGGGCCGAGCTCCGCGAGTTGCTCCGAGGACGGCAGGCGGGCGGCGTCATCTTCACCACGATCCAGAAGTTCCTGCCGGAGGAGAAGGGTGACCGCTACCCGCAGCTCTCCGATCGCCGCAACATCGTAGTGATCGCCGACGAAGCCCACCGCAGCCAGTACGACTTCATCGACGGCTTCGCCCGCCACATGCGCGATGCCCTGCCCAATGCCTCCTTCATCGGATTCACCGGCACTCCGCTGGAGCTCGAGGACCGCAATACCCGCTCCGTGTTCGGCGACTACATCTCCATCTACGACATCCAGCGGGCGGTCGAGGACAAGGCCACCGTGCCCATCTACTACGAGAGCCGGCTGGCTAAGCTCGACCTCCCGGAGGAGCTGAAGCCGAGGATTGACGAGGAGTTCGAGGAGGTTACCGAAGGCGAAGAGGTCGAGCGAAAGGAGCGGCTCAAGACTAGGTGGGCGCAGCTCGAGGCGGTGGTCGGGGCGGAGAAGCGCCTGAGCCTCGTGGCCCAGGACATCGTGAACCACTTCGAGCAGCGGCTGGAGGCCCTGGACGGCAAGGCCATGGTGGTCTGCATGAGCCGGCGCATCTGCGTCGAGCTCTATAACGAAATCGTGCGCCTACGCCCCGCATGGCACGACGACGATGACGACAAGGGCGCGATCAAGGTGGTGATGACGGGCTCGGCCTCGGACCCGCCCGAGTGGCAGCCGCACATCCGCAACAAGCCGCGTCGGGAGTTCCTCGCCAAGCGCTTCCGCGATCCTGCCGACCCTTTCAAGCTGGTCATCGTCCGCGACATGTGGCTCACGGGGTTCGATGCCCCGTCCCTCCACACGATGTACCTCGACAAGCCCATGCGCGCCCACGGGCTCATGCAGGCCATCGCCCGGGTGAACCGGGTCTTTCGCGACAAGCCGGGTGGGCTGGTTGTGGACTACCTGGGACTCGCGCACGAGCTCAGGGCAGCCCTTGCCACCTATACCGAAAGCGGCGGCACGGGGCGGACCGCCATCAACCAGGCCGAGGCCGTGGCGGTGATGCTGGAGAAGTACGAGATCTGCTGCGACCTCTTCCACGGCTTCGATTGGACGGCGTGGAAGACGGGCAGACCGGAGGAGCGACTCGCGCTCCTCCCCGCCGCCCAGGAGCACATCTTGGCTCAGGAGAATGGCAAGGAACGCCTCCTCCAAGCCGTCTCGGACCTCTCGCGCGCCTTCGCATTGGCGGTCCCCCAAGAGGAGGCTCTCGCCATCCGTGACGACGTGGCCTTCTTCCAGGCGGTGCGGGCGGCTCTTGCCAAGCGCGCCCCCAGCGACGAGCGAACCGAGGAGGCCCTCGACCACGCCATCCGGCAGATCGTCTCCCGCGCCATCGCGCCCGAGGGCGTGGTGGATCTCTTCGCCGCGGCCGGTCTCAAGAAGCCCGACATCTCGATCCTCTCCGAGGAGTTCCTGGCCGAGGTGCGGGGGATGCCGCAGCGGAACCTGGCCGTGGAGCTTTTGCGAAAGCTCTTGGAGGGTGAGATCAAGAGCCGGCGAAGGAAGAACGTGGTCCAGGCCCGCTCCTTCGCCGAACTCCTTGAGCAGGCCATCCGCCGCTACCAGAACCGGGCGGTGGAAGCGGCTCAGGTGATCGAGGAGTTGATCGCGCTTGCCCGCGAGATGCGTGAGGCGGACCGCCGGGGCGAAGCGCTGGGGCTTACCGAAGAGGAGCTGGCCTTCTACGACGCGCTCGAGGCCAACGACAGCGCCGTCAAGGTCCTCGGCGAGCCGACCCTGCGCGAGATCGCCCGCGAGCTGGTTGAGACAGTCCGCCGCAACGTCACCATCGACTGGACCGAGCGCGAGAACGTCCGGGCCCACCTGCGGCGCCTCGTCAAACGGGTGTTGCGCCGATACGGCTACCCACCTGATAAGCAGGAGAAGGCTACTCAGATCGTACTGGAGCAAGCGGAGGTGCTTGCCGAGAGCTGGGTGCAGGCCGCATAGGCCGACAGGCGTTCCAGGGGAGGCGCCTAGTGTTCAGGCAAGGAGTCGCACAACCCTCTAGTCCCCGCGGGTGGGCCTGGCGCAGGGCTAATGCTGATCTCGTAGAGTTCCTCCTGCCCAGGCAGGGGCTGTCGTAAAAATCCGGTATCCTTGAGGGCCGCCTCTGCGCAAAGCATACCCCACCAGGTTGACGGGTCAGCCTGCAGGGCTACCTTGTTGAGGGGTGGGCCCCTCCTAAAGCCCCACATTCCCGCCCACCCCTCGAGGGGCTCCCTCCCCACCGGGGCGGCAGAGGCCCTGCTTGCGGGCTCAGCGGAAGAGGTTTGCCTTAGGATGGTTATCAGCGCGAAATATTACTTTCGCGAAGATAGGCCTCCTCCGAAGATGACCCAGCCCTTGGAGGGCCGTCTCCTGGAGGAGTCGGCAAGCCCCTGGGGAACTCCAGGCCCAGCGCCTGAAGACCGCCCTTTTGGGACGGGGGCGCTACAGTCCTTTTTACCTGTGGCGATAGGGCGGGCCTTTGCTACACTTGTCAGCAAAATGACGATGCAACTGGCTTTCTTTGGACTTTGAAAAACAAAGCGCCGTTCAGGAGCTTTCCTCACCGAAATTTTGACCTGGCCCAAGGTTGCGGTGTGTGCTATACTCCCCACTAACCCGGACCTCCGGGTGGGGATCTTGAAAGCTGGTTTTTCCCTTGGGGATGGGCAATATGCGTTTTCACCTTCTCATCGCCCCTTTCTCCTGTGGCTTTTCATCGGCACAAACCCCCAAAAACCCCCGTTATACGCCA
Protein-coding sequences here:
- a CDS encoding type I restriction endonuclease subunit R gives rise to the protein MNPFTESTVESAALAWLESLGWSVKHSAEIAPGELFAERTDYGQVVLEQRLRDALVRLNPDLPPEALEEAFRKLTRPEGATLEQRNRAVHRMLVDGVTVEYRRPDGSIAGAQARVLDFDDPANNDWLAVNQFTVVENKHTRRPDVVLFVNGLPLVIIELKNPTDEQASIWSAYQQLQTYKQEIPSLFAYNEALVISDGLEARIGTLTADRDRFMPWRTVRGDTVAPVEIPQLQVLLEGVCDKHRFLQLLRDFVVFEDEGGGKLAKKMAGYHQFHAVNVAVEETLRAAALQAEQTWAAKGRYEAGRRPGGEPGDGRIGVVWHTQGSGKSLTMVFYAGRIIRHPAMENPTIVVLTDRNDLDGQLFGVFSRCRDLLGQEPIQAESRAELRELLRGRQAGGVIFTTIQKFLPEEKGDRYPQLSDRRNIVVIADEAHRSQYDFIDGFARHMRDALPNASFIGFTGTPLELEDRNTRSVFGDYISIYDIQRAVEDKATVPIYYESRLAKLDLPEELKPRIDEEFEEVTEGEEVERKERLKTRWAQLEAVVGAEKRLSLVAQDIVNHFEQRLEALDGKAMVVCMSRRICVELYNEIVRLRPAWHDDDDDKGAIKVVMTGSASDPPEWQPHIRNKPRREFLAKRFRDPADPFKLVIVRDMWLTGFDAPSLHTMYLDKPMRAHGLMQAIARVNRVFRDKPGGLVVDYLGLAHELRAALATYTESGGTGRTAINQAEAVAVMLEKYEICCDLFHGFDWTAWKTGRPEERLALLPAAQEHILAQENGKERLLQAVSDLSRAFALAVPQEEALAIRDDVAFFQAVRAALAKRAPSDERTEEALDHAIRQIVSRAIAPEGVVDLFAAAGLKKPDISILSEEFLAEVRGMPQRNLAVELLRKLLEGEIKSRRRKNVVQARSFAELLEQAIRRYQNRAVEAAQVIEELIALAREMREADRRGEALGLTEEELAFYDALEANDSAVKVLGEPTLREIARELVETVRRNVTIDWTERENVRAHLRRLVKRVLRRYGYPPDKQEKATQIVLEQAEVLAESWVQAA